Below is a window of Hydrogenimonas sp. DNA.
CGGTGAAGTAGACGATAATGCCGCTTCGGCACTTTCCGGTATCTGTGCTGCCGCCGTTACGGCCGGTGATACAGCGGCACCAACGCCTCCACTATCTTCGGCAGGAGCTCTGTATGTAACTTTTTCGCTTCTATTTTGCCGGTAGTTCTCGTAACTCTTCTTGCTCTTTTCTGCATACTTCCCTTCCGGTCTCTTTTCATCCAACGGGGGAAGTTCCGGCCATAGATCCTTTCTGGGCGGAACGTAATATGAGTAAACCTCCTCTTGCACACTTCTCTCCAACTCTCCGAAAGAGAACTCCAGTCCGAACCTCCACGAAAAGGTGTGTCCTGCATCGGAAAAGCGGACGACATCTTTGAACTCCATACGTAGAGAGACCGGTTCAACGATCAGCAGGTGGGCTCCGAGACCTATTCCGGCGATACCGCCGCTTTTGAGATCTCCCATGCTGTTGTCATACTTTTCCGCACCTAATCCAATCAGCATATAGGGAATGAAACCTTCGTCATCTTTTACATTGTATAGGAAATTTGCCATCAACTGATGACCGTTCGTCGCAGGTTTGGAAGGGAGAGTCTCCTGTACAAAGTTGTAAAGATAGTCGTAGCTGAGCTCAAGAGCATAGTGTTCATCGAAGTTGTAGCCTAACCTGACTCCGTAGCTCAATCCGTCATCTAGCAACCCTTTGCCTATAGACTCCAGCCTGTTCACCATCGGCCCGACTGTAAATCTCTTTTGCGCAGCTACGGAAAGCACCGGAATCAACAAACAGAAAAAAATGAGCCATGCTCTTCTCACTTCACCCCCTTCAGCCCATCGAAGATTCAGAACAGATATAACGCAAAACCTGGATAAAATCCATGCTTCTGTCGGGGATGAACTTCCCCCCGTTCCCTGTCGGATCTTACATTTTAACTGACCTTACGCAAAATTTGTCAGCCCCGGGATTAGATCGGGAAAATATCGTTAAAAAACCGTGCTTGCCCGTAATGGCGCCGGAGGCGTCAGCGGTTTTTGGATATTTTCGGCGTCCCGCAGGGCAAATCCCGCCCGGCGTGCGGATTTTGCGTATGGTCAGACTTTAAGATGACGCTTCCACTTTCGTTTAACGTCAATGACATAAGAACTTTTTCATCTGAAGATTTATACTGTAAGTTTGCTTAAACAAATAGTAAAAATCCCTTGTTTTGGCTATTTCAAACAGTTTTACTATAATTAAATATAAATTCTAACAGCTATTGCGCATCTCTTGGAGCGCACTGCTTTTCAAGTCCGAAGCAAGATGAGCCAGGACAGTTCTTCTGACAGTAGTGTCGACTCTTCTGCAGGCTCCTGTGAAAGCACTCTCTTCACCTATGACCAGGCAGTGCTTTTTTGCCCTGGTCACAGCCGTATAGAGCAGCTTTGTATTGTGCATGATATAGTGGCTGTAGCTGATAGGAATTATAACCGTCCCATACTCCATTCCCTGGGTTTTGTGTATGGTCAATGCGTATGCAAGGCCAAGGTAGTCTGATAACGAGTCGAATCCGTACCTTACGACAACCTGTTCGTTGGGGTAGTAGACATAACACTCCTCCTCTTCCATATCCATCTTGAATATCAGCCCCAGCATTCCGTTGAAGATTCTCTGGTCAGTCGGATCGAGCCCTTTTTTGAAAGCCTCCGGCGTGTAGGAGGGCATATTCTCGTTTTTCGTATGCACCACTTTGTCGTAGAGCCGGTAACTGTAGATTCCCCTTTTGACACTCAGCTTCGCCTTGGGGTTAAAAAGCTCCTGAAGCTCCCTGTTGAGCTCTTCGCTTCCGAGCACTCCGCCTCTCATCGGTGTAATGATTTGAATGTGGGTGAGGTACCCTCTTATATCTTTCTCCTCCAGCAGCTCTCTCGCCTCGAGAATGTACGGAACGGCCTCATTTTTCAGGGATTCTCGTATCTTCCTGTTGTGCTCCTCTCTCAACCTGCTCTTCTCACCCTGCGAAAGAGTCGCTCTCTTCGCGAAGTAGCCCGGGATACTAAGATCCACAAACCTGAAATCCGCATACTCACCCTTGAACTCCGGGACCATGGCCTTTCTTATGGAGTCCGCTATCAGCGGTATCGCCTGATCTTCGCTCTGCCTGTATATCGTCGTCAGCTTCACTACCGGTATCAGTTCATATTTAATAATATCGGAAAGGGTATTCCCCGCCCCTATGGGAGGAAGCTGGCCGTCGTCGCCTATAATCAGCAAAACGGCATCCTCCTTCAGTTTGGAGATGAGCTGATTGAATATGACCGAATTGACCATGGATGCTTCATCCAGCAGTACCACATCGTAAGGTAGATGCTCTCTCTCCTTGTGCGAGACAAGAAGGCTCTGGATGGTGGCCGACCTGTACCCGGTGGTCTCGTGTATCCGCTGTGAGGCTATACCGCTTAGTGCGGTCGTGATTACCGCGTCGTATCCGTATCTTCTCTCAAGCAGCTTCAGCATCACTCTTGCCGTCGTGCTCTTTCCGGTCCCTGCATAACCTACAAGCGCCATGGCGGTGACGCCGCTGTTGAGAAGAACGACAGCCTCCCGCTGCTGCTGTGAAAGAACTATGCCGGCTCTCTTTTGCTCTTCATCTATGAATCTCTGCACATCCTCGACAATAGGACTCTTTTTCGAATCGGCCCTTCCGCGGAAAAATTCGAAGAGTGCACTTTCGGTACGGTAGTAGAAGGAGTGGGCTATATCTCCACCGATTTCATAAAGGAGCTCACGCTCCGTCAACTCCCGCAGAACCTCTTCGACCGCACTCTTTTGCTCCTGTGTGAAGCCGAGCTCGGCGCAGAGGCTCTCTATGAACGAGTCACGCTCCACGGCGCTGCTCCCCTCCCTTTCGCTGATCTCCCGCAGAAGATAGTCTATGGCCGCCTCTATCCTGAACCGTGACTGCGGATCTACCCCCATGGAGAGCGCCATATCGTCCGCCCGCTTGAAGCCGACACCCTTTACCCGTGTGATGATGTATGGATTCTCCCGGATCGCTCCGACAAGATTATCACTGTTGATGAAAGTTCTGTATATCTCCGCAACTATAGACTGCCCGATTTTATACGGCGCGAGGAACATTGCGAGCTCACGCATATCTTTGTACCTCTGCCAGCTTTCGGTGATCTGGGAGAGCTTCTTCTCTTTTATGCCCTTGAACTCCAGCAGCCTCTGCGGCTCTTCGTCCAAAATACGCAGCAACTCCTCTTCGCCGTAATGGGAGATGAGTCTCTTTACAAGTTTGCTGCCGACCCCTTTGACCACTTTCGTAAGATAGAAGTAGAGTTCGCTCCCCTTTATCTCCAGGCTTTCGAAAACGAACTGGGGGCCGAACCTCGGGTGCTCCTGCCACTCCCCTTCAAGCTCCACCTCCTGCCCCTCCAGCGCATCGCTTTGAGCGATAAGCGTACTGCCCGATATCTTTGTACCCCCCTCCAGCAGGGCGATTATGAAACCCTCCTTTTCGAAGAGTATGCGCTCTATCTTCCCGGTAAGCCTCATACCAGCTCTCTTCTCAACTCTCTCCAGCGCGGCTCGTAACGCTCCACGAGACTCCAGAACGGCTTTTTGTGATGCTTGTGACGAATGTGTGCCAGTTCGTGGATGATCACGTAGTCTATAAGACGCATATCGTATAGAAGCAGACGTGTGTTGAGCGTTATGACGTTTCGGGCACTGCAACACCCCCAGCGGCTTTTGTAGCGTCTGAACTTAAGCTCTTTCGGATGAAGGTCCATCTTTTCGGACCAGTACTCCATACGCTCTGCGAGCACCACCTTCGCGGTGCGTAGATAGAATCTGTCCAGAGCGCTCTGAAATCTTCGGGTGTCGCTGGAGCTGAAAATGAACGACTCGCCGTCGAAGTCCATGCGGCTCATGCCCCTCTTTTCATACTTGACCGGATACCTCTCACCGAGGTACCATACGGTGCACCCATGCGTAAATTCGGCCGGATTTACCCGCCTGAAGGTGCTGCCGTGCGCCAGCCTGCCGACGATCCACTCCTCCTTTTCACGCATAAGCCTCTCGGCTTCCTCTCTGGAGAAGTTCCATGGAGCCGATATACGGAGAGTTCCATCGCCCATCAGGCGCAGATAGACGTTTTTCTGGCCGCTCTTTCTGACAAGTGTAGAGTTGAGGCGGGTACCGTTTCGACATACAAAGTCAAAACCCTGCTCAGCCGACAGCTTTTTTCGCCTCATCTATCAGGGTGTTCAACGTTTTTCTAATACGCTCGAGCGCTTCAGGGGAGTCTGCCTCGAATCTGGTCACAAGGATGGGAGTGGTATTGCTGGCCCTTACCAGGCCCCAGCCATCCCGGAAGATTACCCTTACGCCGTCTATCGTCACTATATCTCTGATCCCGAGCTCATCTTTTCTACTCTGAAGTATCTTTTTGAGCTCGTCGACGATTCTGAATTTGAGAGTGTCCGTCGTCTCAACCTTGATCTCGTCGGTGCTGTAGAGCTTCGGCAGCTTTTCGAACTCCGCATCGAAATCGAAGCCGTTTTTGAGCATCTCGAGTATGCGCAGCATCGCGTATATGGCGTCATCGTAGCCGAAGTAGCGGTCGTTGAAGAAGATGTGGCCGCTCACCTCCGCCGCAAGGTCGGCACCGGTCTCCTTAAGCTTCACCTTCAGGTTGGAGTGGCCGGTTTTGTACATTATCGCCTTCCCAATCTTCTCTATCCCGTCATACATGATCTGCGAACACTTCACCTCCCCTATGACGGTAGGGTTTTTCATCGTTTTTGCGAAGAAGAGAGCCAGTATGTCACCCTTGAAGTTGTATTTTCTGCTCAGAAAGGCTATTCTGTCTCCGTCACCGTCGAAAGCGAAACCGTACTGCGCTCCGTTTTTAAGCAGCTTTTTGAGATCTTCAAGGTTCTCCTCCTCGCTGGGGTCAGGATGATGGTTGGGAAAGGTGCCGTCCGGCTCGAAATAGAGTTTGTATGCGGGTATCTCCAGCTTCTCAAGAAGCGGCTCGATAGCGACGCCTGCCGCCCCGTTACCGCAGTCGATGGCCATTTTCGGGTCGAACCCTTTCAGATGTGAAAACTCATCCGCAAGATAGTCCAGATAGCTTCCCAGGGCGTCGATCTCTATAGAGTCCGTCTCGGTAGGAATCGCCATGGTGCCGTTCTTCTCCACTTCCCGGCCGAGAGAGTATATCTGCTCTCCGAAGAAGGGCTCTTTGCCGATCGTTATCTTGAAACCGTTGTACTCCGGGGGGTTGTGGGAGCCGGTTATCTGTATCCCGCCGGCGGGGGTCACATCTTTGCCGCCTACGTTAAATGTATTGAAGTTGCAGAAGTAGTTGACCGGTGTCGGAACGAGCCCCCCGTGCAGGACAATCACTTCGGCTGCGTTTAGCCCGCTGACCAGCCAATCGCTCAGACGCGGAGAGTGGGTACGCGCATCGTATGTAACGACAGCGTAATCGCCTATCTCTTTTATCTTTTTACCCAGAAAATAGCCGATGAGTTTGACGGTTTTCTCCGTCAGATCCTCACCAAAAACGCCTCTTATATCGTACTCTCTGAAAATATGCTGCATAGACTCTCTTTTTTAGGTGCTATTCTATCAAAAATCGACTCTATTTACGACAGTGCATAACTCAAAATGGTAAAATAGACTTCTTGCAAAACTATACGCAGATATGAGAGGTATAAAAAGGGTAAGATCGTGAAAAACAGATTTTTCAGCGTAGCCAAAGCTACGGTGAAAACATTTTTTTGTACGAGATTGCCCCTTTTTATGCCTCCCGAAGGGCAAAAAGATAAATCGATTGACTCTGCGTTAGATAACCCCAAACGTAGCTTTGGCTACGCTTGGGAACATCTGCCTTGATTGAATCGTTTCTCTTTTTGCTCATACTGTGTATAGTTTTGCAAGAAGTCTAATAAGAGAGTAACAAGAGGATTTTCATGAGCTTTGATGAACGTGCCGGAGTATGGGACTCTTCAGGAAGAAGGCAGGAGTTGGCGGATGCCGTCGCGAAGGCGATATCGGAGCGAATAGAGCTGAAAGGCTCTTTCAACCTGCTCGATGTCGGAGCAGGTACCGGGCTCCTGACCCGCCGCCTTCTGCCATATGTCTCTACCGTAACCGGTGTCGACAGTTCGAAAGGTATGCTCGAAAAGTTTGCAGAGCTTGGAGAGCGGGCAACCGGTGTGCAAAGCGATATTCTCTCTTTCGTTTCCGACCGGAAATTCGACGGCATCGTATCGTCTATGACCCTTCACCACATAGAAGATACGGAAGCCCTCTTTCGCAAACTGCACTCTCTGCTTAAACCCGGAGGGTTCATAGCCCTTGCCGACCTTGCACCGGAGGACGGATCGTTTCATGAACAAGGCAACGAGGGTGTATTCCATTTCGGATTCGACGAGGAGAGCCTGAAATCTCCTGCAGATGCGGCCGGCTTCCTTGATCCCTGCTACAGAATAGTTCACAATATCGAAAAGGAGAACGGCAGAACTTATGGAGTGTTTCTATTCACAGCCGAAGCGTAGTAGATCCGCTAACGGCAATTCAAAACTCGAGAGGGACGAAAAGAGGGGCTAATCCCGGTTTTGAATTTAATCCCAAATCTCGAAATATAGTATAGAAGAACTCGTCACGACCGTTGGAGCCGTACACCCTGTGGAAAGCCGTCGACGCACCTGACGGGGGCACCTTGAATTTTCCCGAAACCGCCTGACCACAAACATCGCAACGATTTCAAACTATCCTATTTCAAGATTTTGGTTAATCTATCTGCTTGCTCTTTCTATGGTATCTCTGTACGATGTCGGGATCTGGGTGAAGATTGATCTCCGCCTTCTCTTTTCCCTCGTACGGTATGTGTGAGAGAACATAGCGGATCGACTCGAGCCGTGCCGACTTTTTATCGTTGCTTTTGACTATGATCCAGGGAGAAAAAGTTGTATGGGTACGGCTGAACATCTCCTCTTTGTAGTATGTGATCCTGTCCCACATCTGCTGTGCTTCCTTGTCTACCGGGCTCAGCTTCCACTGTTTCAGAGGATTCAGCTCCCGCTCCTTGAATCTCTTCTGCTGCTCCTCTTTCGAAATGGAGAACCAGAACTTTATCATGATTATACCGTCGTCTATAAGCGCATGCTCTATCTCCGGTACCTCCTGCATGAACTTTTCGTACTGTTCATCACTGCAAAAACCGAATACCGGCTCAACTATGGCACGGTTATACCAGCTGCGGTCGAAGAAGACGATCTCACCCGGATTCGGAAGGTGCGCGAAGTATCTTTGGAAATAGAACTGTCCCGCCTCCACATCGCTCGGTTTCGGAAGCGCCACGACCCGGTATCGGCGCGGGTTTAGGCGTTCTGTAAACCTCTTGATAGCTCCGCCCTTCCCTGCCGCATCACGCCCTTCGAAGATAACCAACACCCTCTTTTTGTTTTCGAAGACCCAGTTCTGAAGTTTTATCAGTTCTACCTGCAGTTTTACCAGATCCTCCTCGTACATTACCGTACGAAGCGCTTTTTGAACCTTTTTCCCCTTCGCGAGAAGTCTTAGGCCGGATTTTTTGGAAAGAGAGTCGATCTTTTTCTGAATCGCTTCGACGCGCCTTCTTACCTCCTTGTCTTTGACATGTTTTTTTATATATTCGAGATCCTCGTTCATGCAAATCCTCTTTTTGAACTGTAGTCAATGTAAGATATGTGAATAACTGACCTTACGCAAAATTTGTCAGCCCCGGGATTTGAGCTGAAAAATATCGTTCAAAAAACCGCGCTTGCCCGTCAGGGCGCCGAAGGCGTCAGCGGTTTTTAGATATTTTGCGGCGTCCCGCAGGGCAAATCCCGCTCGGCGTGCGGATTTTGCGTAAGGTCAGTGAATAACTACTATCTTATACTATTATATCCCCGTTCATTTAATATCGGCTAAACGGTAACTATATCAAAAACATCGGCCGGAACTTCCGCTCTCTTTTCAACCCCGTCAACTGCCGGGAGACTCTTTGCAAAGCCCCATTCTGCAAAAACCGGAACCACTCCCGCGCTTCTGGCCGCCATCACATCCTTAAGGCTGTCTCCTACCATCCAGCAGAGCTCTTTGCCTCTTTTCGAGATTATCATTTCCAGCATCTCCGGGTGCGGTTTGGCGTTTGTAACCCTGTCGGCCCCCACTACATCTGTAAATAGAGCGTCGATACCGTTATTTTCGAGGATTATGAGTGATGTAGCGGTCGGGGCGTTCGTTGCAACGAACATTTCGACCCCTTCGTTTGCCAGGGAGTGAAGAAGCTCCCTGATACCGTCGAAGCACACGGCGTTCTTTATGCACTGCGCGGCGTAGTGCTCCTCAAAGAGCTCCCTCGCCCTATCTTCGTATCGCTCAACGCCGTAAAACTCGTATGCCAGGTTCAATCCCGGGCGGTTCATAAGCTCCACTATCTTCTCTTCCGGAAGCGGGGGGAGTCCATATATCTCTCTGCGGATATGGTTTATGGATATGCTTAAATCCCTGCCGGTATCTACCAGTGTTCCGTCCAGGTCGAAAATCACCGTTCTCATCTGTCTCCTTTGGTATAATCATAACAAAAAGAGGGGGTATGGTGAAAAGAGCTGCCACTCTCTGGCTTCTGACACTCTGTCTGGCTCTTGCCGAACCTCTACCTGTGGAGTTTTCCGGAAACAGATCGTTCGACGAGAGGTCTCTTTATGAAGCGATGGGAATCGAAAAGCCCTACTTTTTCGAATTCTGGAAAAAGAGGCCGAAGGTCGATCCAAAAAAGCTGGATGTCTTGATCCCCCTCCTGGAAAACTTCTACAAATCGCACGGCTTCTACCATGCAAACATAACCTACAGAGTCGGAAACGGTAAGATAGAGATAGATATAAAAGAGAACCGGCCGGTTACCGTAGAAGATATATCCTACATCTCTCCTCTCGATATAGAAGAACTTCTACCTTTCAAAAAAGGGGACAGGTTCGATGCAGAAAAATTTGTAGAGAGTAAGGAGAAGATAAAGGAGTTCTATGCCTACCACCGCTACTGCAACGTAAATCTCGACTCCAAAGCATACATAGATATAGAGAACGACAAGGCCTACATCGTATACGACATAGAGCCGAACGAGCCGTGTCTTTTCGGCGAAATCACCATAAAAACTCCCCCAAAACTCGATGAGAAGATAGTCCGTTCGCTCCTCTATTTCAAAGAGGACGACCCCTATTCCGCAGAGCTCATAAAAAAGAGCTACAAGGAGATCTACGCGAATGAAGGGGTTGAGCGCGTCATCATCGACGATGCCAAACACGAAGGCAACAGGGTTCCGGTAAAAGTCACGGTTTCACTCTATCCGAAGCCGGTCCACTTCAGCGCAGGCGCCGGCTACAGCAGTGACGAGGGGCTGAACCTGCAGATGGGTATAAAGCACCGGAACTTTCCGAAAAACCTCAAGACTGTGGGCCTTCAGACAAGATATTCGCAAATTCGACGCTATGTGAAGGCGACTTATGAAATGCCGCTGCCCAACCACAACCGCTTCGCCGGGGAGATCGGCTTTTCAAACGAAATTTTCGACGGCTACAAAGAGAGTTCGCTCAGGGCGAAACTGCTTCTAAAACAGTTGAGATGGCCGCAGCTGCTGCAGGAGAGTGTTTCAATAGACAAAACGACCACTTCCGAGAGTCTAGATACGGTAAACTTTCCAAACGGCAGACTCCTGATAGTCTCCGTAAACGGCGGCTGGGAGATAGACAGACGCGATTCGGTTCTGAACCCGACGAAGGGGTACAAAATCGGAATCGAAGCCTCCGGCTCGGTCAAATCGGCCATATCTGATGCCACCTATTACAAGCTCCTTCTTACAGGAGTACATCATACTCCTTTGACGAAGGCGACTCTCTCTCTCCGCCTGCGGCAGGGTGTTATAAAGGCGAAGCAGGGGCATATTCCACCCTCATACCGCTTCTACGCCGGCGGCATGAACTCCAACAGAGCGTTCGGATACCGGCAGCTTGGTCCCAAAAACAGTCTCGGCGATCCGGTCGGTGCCTTCAGCCTGACGGAGGCCACGGCGGAGTATAGATTCGATATCGGTAAAAATTTCCGCGGTGTGCTCTTCAGCGACGTCACATACCTGGGACAAAATTCTCTGCCGGACTACAAGAGGGGCTACATAAGCGTAGGTCCGGGTATCCGCTACATGACACCCATAGGCCCGATAGCCTTCGACCTCGGCTTCAACGCTCAAAACTTCGGCAGCTACACCCTGCACTTCCATATCGGGGAGCTTTTCTGATGGGTGAACTCTACAGCCGTTTCGCAGCCCTTCTGCAGCTCTCTCTCATCATCTGCGGAACACTCCTGTTTGTAGCGGCGCATCCAAAGACGGCGGAGCTGGTACTGCAAAAAGCACTTGTGACCTGCTCCCCGAAATTCAAGCCATATCCAGAGTTAGAATATAATTTCTAACAAAGGAAGCCAAACATGAAGAAACGATTTAGTGAAGAGCAGATCGTCAAAATTTTGCAGGAGGCGGAGCGGGCCGCGACAGACCAGGAGGTCATCCGAAAGCACAATATATCCGATACGACGTTCTACCGGTGGAAAAAGCTCTATGGAGGCATGGGGGTTTCCGAGGTCAAGCGGCTCAAAGAGCTCGAAAGGGAGAACGCCAGGCTGAAAAAGCTGCTGGCGGAGCAGATACTCGTCAACGATGCGCTGAAGGATGTTGTCGAAAAAAAGTGGTAAGGCCCGACCAGAAGCGTGCAGCGGTGCGGATGATGCAAGCGCACAACGTCTCGCAACGGCGGGCCTGCCAGGAGATCGGCGTGAGCCGGTCGAGTATGGTCTACAAACCGAGACAGCCCTTCAAGGACGAGGTGCTGGCCGAATCGGTCAAAGCGCTCAGCGAGAAATATCCCCGTTTCGGCTATCGCCGCATCGGTGTGATGCTGGGTTGGGAAATGAACGAGACGATCAACGCTAAGCGGATCTATCGCCTATGGACAATGCTGAACCTGCAGCTGCCGAAGAAGCGTCCCAGGCGCAGACGTCCGGGAACCGACCCGATCAAACTGCAATCCGGGCATATCAATCATGTCTGGAGCTACGATTTCGTCAGCGACCGTGCCGCCAATGGGCAGAAGCTCAAGATTCTGGTGGTCGTAGACGAATACACAAGAGAATGCCTGGCACTGGAGGTAGCGGCTTCCATCAGGACGCACCATCTCATCGATACGCTCTCTCGCCTGATGACACTGTACGGCAGGCCCAAATTCATCCGCAGTGACAATGGGCCGGAGTTCACGGCTAAGGCGGTTATTCAATGGCTGACAGACAATGATATCGGTCCGGCTTTCATCAAGCCAGGCTCTCCCTGGCAGAACGCCTATGTGGAAAGCTTCAATGGAAAATTCAGGGACGAGTGTCTGAACAGGGAGTGGTTTTACAATCGGAAAGAGGCCGCTGTCATCATCGAAAAATGGCGAAATCATTACAATCACGAACGACCGCACAGCTCACTGGACAAACAGCCACCGGCCAAGGTTTCAGGCAGAAAATATGTCGCCTGATATACAATCAAAATCTAACTCTGGGATTGGACCTAAATTTGGGGGCAGGTCACTTGGCCCTGCGGATATCAGATTCAAAAAAATAGAGGGCTCACTGATATTCGGGCTCACTCTCTACGATGTGACCTACCGGAAAGCTGTCTCTGTCCGCAGAGTCGGCATATCCTACTCTCCTTGGAAACTGCTCAGCCCGAAGCCGACGATCGAAAAGATCACCCTTGCCGGTGCCAGGGTCTACCCCGACAGGTTCAAAAAAGAGAAAAAAGAAGAGAGAGGCGGTTCAATCGCGGTTTTTCCCCCGATCTATATAACGAATCTCTCCATTGAAGATGCAAAACTGATGCTCTCACCCGTTATCGGAGTCGAAGCGGATGCAAAGAGTATCAAAATCGCCCGAGACGGATTGGATATAGGCAAAATTACCGCTTCCGCCGATTCGAAATACGGTTCGGTGAAACTGCACGGCTCTTTCGAAGATATGGAGCTGAATGCAGTCGGAACGGTTACACCGTCGAAGTTTTACAGAGACGAAACAGCCCGGCAGGTAGAGGGGGTTCCGCGATCGCTTCCCCTGAAACTCCATACCGATTTCAAAACGGTAAAGGTTTCGACTTCGATCTCCCATGAACTTAAAATCAGAGATACGAATATATCGATATCGGGTATCGAAGCGGACGCCGAATATCTATTGAAAGATAGATATTTCAAAACAAGGGCATCCTATGCTCTCCACTCGCCGCAAATCGATGCAGCAGTACAACAGAGCGCACTTGTAACACTCTTTGGAGCATACGCGACCAAAGCGGACGTCAAAATCGTCAAAAGCGAACATGCCCTCCCCTTCAAAGAGTTCAGGATAGACGCCGCCGGTGACGAGACGATACTTTTGGCAGATCTGTACGCCGATCCGTTCAGAGTCAACCTCTACAGCAGCGACTATCGTAACTTTGCGCTTCACGCGGTCGCCAAACCGCACCGACCGGACTATATAGAGCATCTGCCGGCAATATTTACGGCACAGTGCATCGGCATGGAAGCCGACGCGACAGCGCACCTTACTCCTGAGCCGGGTATCGAAGGGGTTCTCTCTCTGGATGGAAACTATACTTTCGCGAAAAGCTATATAGAGCTGAACAAAGAGAGCCTTCTGGTCCGCTCGACCGTCATGCCCAAAGAGAAAGAAGGGGGTATATGGGCAGAGCTTCCCAATCCCATGAGAACCGAAATCGATGCATTTGTCTATGTTTCCGAAGAGAAAAAGATTGTAAGCGTCATATCAGAGAAGGCCGATCTGACACTATTCGAGCAGAAGGGGTCGATCAACGGATGGGCCGACATAGGTTCTCTGACACTTGATGCACAAGGCTCCGTAAAACCGGACTCGACCGTCGATATAGCTTTCGACGCACATATAGATTCTCTGCGCTCTTTGTTGTACGATTTGAACATAACAGAACGCTCCATGATCGATGCGGAGATAAAAAGCCGCTTCAACCTGAAGCTTGCCGACACCTTCTCGCTCAGTTACCGCTCCGAAATTCCATGGTATATCGTCGAGCCCGATTCCCAGCATGTTTATTACGGTCTAAACTCGACTCTTGAGGGGACTTTGAAAAATAACCGTATAACTATAGATCGCTACTCCATTGCCTTCAAGGGGCGTCGATTCACCCAAAAGCGCGCTTCTATCCTGAGCCTCGATGAAAACATGACTCTTCAGGTCGAGAAACTGAGCCTGTTAGATACACTTACGGCAAAAGGATTCTACAGCTTCAAAACCAAGAAGGGAAGGTTTTCCCTCAAAGGAAGAAACAGCCACTACAGCGGCCCGGAAGGTAAAGTAACAGCCGATGCGGATATCACGGCGGAGATATCGCCGGAAGAGTTGGGCGCAGAAGGGGAGATCTTCATAAAAGAGGCTCTGATCACCTACCGTCCCCAAAAA
It encodes the following:
- a CDS encoding phosphoglycolate phosphatase, with protein sequence MRTVIFDLDGTLVDTGRDLSISINHIRREIYGLPPLPEEKIVELMNRPGLNLAYEFYGVERYEDRARELFEEHYAAQCIKNAVCFDGIRELLHSLANEGVEMFVATNAPTATSLIILENNGIDALFTDVVGADRVTNAKPHPEMLEMIISKRGKELCWMVGDSLKDVMAARSAGVVPVFAEWGFAKSLPAVDGVEKRAEVPADVFDIVTV
- a CDS encoding methyltransferase, putative encodes the protein MSFDERAGVWDSSGRRQELADAVAKAISERIELKGSFNLLDVGAGTGLLTRRLLPYVSTVTGVDSSKGMLEKFAELGERATGVQSDILSFVSDRKFDGIVSSMTLHHIEDTEALFRKLHSLLKPGGFIALADLAPEDGSFHEQGNEGVFHFGFDEESLKSPADAAGFLDPCYRIVHNIEKENGRTYGVFLFTAEA
- a CDS encoding RecD-like DNA helicase YrrC, which encodes MRLTGKIERILFEKEGFIIALLEGGTKISGSTLIAQSDALEGQEVELEGEWQEHPRFGPQFVFESLEIKGSELYFYLTKVVKGVGSKLVKRLISHYGEEELLRILDEEPQRLLEFKGIKEKKLSQITESWQRYKDMRELAMFLAPYKIGQSIVAEIYRTFINSDNLVGAIRENPYIITRVKGVGFKRADDMALSMGVDPQSRFRIEAAIDYLLREISEREGSSAVERDSFIESLCAELGFTQEQKSAVEEVLRELTERELLYEIGGDIAHSFYYRTESALFEFFRGRADSKKSPIVEDVQRFIDEEQKRAGIVLSQQQREAVVLLNSGVTAMALVGYAGTGKSTTARVMLKLLERRYGYDAVITTALSGIASQRIHETTGYRSATIQSLLVSHKEREHLPYDVVLLDEASMVNSVIFNQLISKLKEDAVLLIIGDDGQLPPIGAGNTLSDIIKYELIPVVKLTTIYRQSEDQAIPLIADSIRKAMVPEFKGEYADFRFVDLSIPGYFAKRATLSQGEKSRLREEHNRKIRESLKNEAVPYILEARELLEEKDIRGYLTHIQIITPMRGGVLGSEELNRELQELFNPKAKLSVKRGIYSYRLYDKVVHTKNENMPSYTPEAFKKGLDPTDQRIFNGMLGLIFKMDMEEEECYVYYPNEQVVVRYGFDSLSDYLGLAYALTIHKTQGMEYGTVIIPISYSHYIMHNTKLLYTAVTRAKKHCLVIGEESAFTGACRRVDTTVRRTVLAHLASDLKSSALQEMRNSC
- a CDS encoding phosphomannomutase /phosphoglucomutase / phosphoglucosamine mutase, producing MQHIFREYDIRGVFGEDLTEKTVKLIGYFLGKKIKEIGDYAVVTYDARTHSPRLSDWLVSGLNAAEVIVLHGGLVPTPVNYFCNFNTFNVGGKDVTPAGGIQITGSHNPPEYNGFKITIGKEPFFGEQIYSLGREVEKNGTMAIPTETDSIEIDALGSYLDYLADEFSHLKGFDPKMAIDCGNGAAGVAIEPLLEKLEIPAYKLYFEPDGTFPNHHPDPSEEENLEDLKKLLKNGAQYGFAFDGDGDRIAFLSRKYNFKGDILALFFAKTMKNPTVIGEVKCSQIMYDGIEKIGKAIMYKTGHSNLKVKLKETGADLAAEVSGHIFFNDRYFGYDDAIYAMLRILEMLKNGFDFDAEFEKLPKLYSTDEIKVETTDTLKFRIVDELKKILQSRKDELGIRDIVTIDGVRVIFRDGWGLVRASNTTPILVTRFEADSPEALERIRKTLNTLIDEAKKAVG
- a CDS encoding probable UDP-galactose-lipid carrier transferase, with product MNEDLEYIKKHVKDKEVRRRVEAIQKKIDSLSKKSGLRLLAKGKKVQKALRTVMYEEDLVKLQVELIKLQNWVFENKKRVLVIFEGRDAAGKGGAIKRFTERLNPRRYRVVALPKPSDVEAGQFYFQRYFAHLPNPGEIVFFDRSWYNRAIVEPVFGFCSDEQYEKFMQEVPEIEHALIDDGIIMIKFWFSISKEEQQKRFKERELNPLKQWKLSPVDKEAQQMWDRITYYKEEMFSRTHTTFSPWIIVKSNDKKSARLESIRYVLSHIPYEGKEKAEINLHPDPDIVQRYHRKSKQID
- a CDS encoding zinc metalloprotease; the protein is MGDGTLRISAPWNFSREEAERLMREKEEWIVGRLAHGSTFRRVNPAEFTHGCTVWYLGERYPVKYEKRGMSRMDFDGESFIFSSSDTRRFQSALDRFYLRTAKVVLAERMEYWSEKMDLHPKELKFRRYKSRWGCCSARNVITLNTRLLLYDMRLIDYVIIHELAHIRHKHHKKPFWSLVERYEPRWRELRRELV